From a single Kryptolebias marmoratus isolate JLee-2015 linkage group LG6, ASM164957v2, whole genome shotgun sequence genomic region:
- the acvr2aa gene encoding activin receptor type-2A isoform X1, protein MGPGSTSLCRTLSQCVSENGLFGPGHGGTEPRCVPSVRASLKVRIRTRMSGLMFGSRTGLSTGLALGVLVLSCCSGAVMGRSETQRCIHYTHSPSSSFSVVTCSGDEDKRLHCFATWKNVSGQVQVVQQGCWLDDHNCYNSECVEKKEAPEVFFCCCDDSLCNQQFSYRPRNSPPPHLLLPTPGPAHLPTEPLVFSVVSIMVVSCGVLLSFWVYQQHRRAYPPVRLPTQDPGPVPPSPILGQRPLQLLEVKARGRYGCVWKAQLLTEHVAVKIFPIQEQQSWQNEYKIYSLSGMRHENLLQFIGAERRGSNMELELWLITAYHDRGSVSDYLKANVLSWSELCLMAHTMSCGLAYLHEDIPGHKPAIAHRDFKSKNVLLKSDLTACIADFGLALRFEAGKSPGDSHGHVGTWRYMAPEVLEGAINFQRDAFLRIDMYALGLVLWELASRCKAADGPVDEYMLPFEEEVGQHPLLEDMQEVVVHKKLRPTLKECWQKHSVSHT, encoded by the exons ATGGGCCCAGGATCAACCTCTCTCTGCAGAACTTTGTCTCAGTGCGTCTCGGAAAACGGGCTGTTTGGACCGGGACATGGTGGTACCGAACCTCGATGTGTTCCGTCTGTCAGAGCCAGTTTAAAAGTTCGGATTAGAACCCGAATGTCAGGTTTAATGTTTGGATCCAGGACTGGACTTAGTACCGGACTGGCCCTCGGTGTTCTGGTCCTGTCCTGCTGCTCAG GTGCTGTCATGGGCCGCTCAGAGACTCAGAGGTGTATTCATTACACCCACAGCCCTTCATCCTCCTTCTCAGTGGTGACCTGCTCCGGGGACGAGGACAAACGGCTGCACTGCTTCGCCACCTGGAAGAACGTCTCCGGACAAGTTCAGGTGGTTCAACAAGGCTGCTGGCTGGATGATCATAACTGTTACAACAG TGAGTGTGTGGAGAAGAAAGAAGCTCCTGAagtcttcttctgctgctgtgatgACAGTTTGTGTAACCAGCAGTTCTCCTACAGGCCCAGGAACAGCCCACCACCACATCTGCTGCTAC CAACCCCTGGCCCTGCCCACCTTCCCACAGAGCCTCTGGTCTTCTCTGTGGTGTCCATCATGGTGGTGAGCTGTGGTGTCCTGCTGTCCTTCTGGGTGTATCAACAACACCGACGGGCCTACCCACCGGTCCGTCTGCCCACACAG GACCCTGGTCCTGTGCCCCCCTCTCCCATCCTGGGACAGAGGCCCCTGCAGTTGCTGGAGGTCAAAGCCAGGGGCCGCTATGGCTGCGTGTGGAAGGCACAGCTGCTCACTGAACATGTCGCTGTGAAGATCTTCCCCATCCAG gaACAGCAGTCATGGCAGAACGAGTACAAGATCTACAGCCTGAGTGGGATGAGACATGAAAACCTGCTGCAGTTCATCGGAGCTGAGAGGAGAGGCAGCAACATGGAGCTGGAGCTGTGGCTCATTACTGCGTACCATGACAGG GGCTCTGTAAGTGATTACCTGAAGGCCAACGTCCTCTCCTGGTCTGAACTGTGTCTCATGGCTCACACTATGTCTTGCGGTCTTGCCTATCTGCATGAGGATATACCTGGACACAAGCCTGCCATTGCACACAG GGATTTCAAGAGTAAGAATGTTCTGCTGAAGTCAGATTTGACGGCTTGCATCGCTGACTTTGGACTTGCTCTTAGGTTTGAGGCTGGAAAATCTCCAGGGGACTCCCACGGACAT GTGGGGACATGGCGGTATATGGCCCCCGAGGTTCTTGAGGGGGCCATTAACTTCCAGAGAGATGCCTTCCTGAGGATCGACATGTATGCTTTGGGCCTGGTTCTGTGGGAGCTTGCCTCAAGATGTAAAGCTGCTGATG GTCCAGTAGATGAGTACATGCTGCCATTTGAGGAGGAGGTGGGTCAGCATCCATTACTGGAGGACATGCAGGAAGTGGTGGTGCATAAAAAGCTTCGTCCAACACTCAAAGAGTGCTGGCAGAAACACTCAGTGAGTCACACATGA
- the acvr2aa gene encoding activin receptor type-2A isoform X2: MGRSETQRCIHYTHSPSSSFSVVTCSGDEDKRLHCFATWKNVSGQVQVVQQGCWLDDHNCYNSECVEKKEAPEVFFCCCDDSLCNQQFSYRPRNSPPPHLLLPTPGPAHLPTEPLVFSVVSIMVVSCGVLLSFWVYQQHRRAYPPVRLPTQDPGPVPPSPILGQRPLQLLEVKARGRYGCVWKAQLLTEHVAVKIFPIQEQQSWQNEYKIYSLSGMRHENLLQFIGAERRGSNMELELWLITAYHDRGSVSDYLKANVLSWSELCLMAHTMSCGLAYLHEDIPGHKPAIAHRDFKSKNVLLKSDLTACIADFGLALRFEAGKSPGDSHGHVGTWRYMAPEVLEGAINFQRDAFLRIDMYALGLVLWELASRCKAADGPVDEYMLPFEEEVGQHPLLEDMQEVVVHKKLRPTLKECWQKHSVSHT; this comes from the exons ATGGGCCGCTCAGAGACTCAGAGGTGTATTCATTACACCCACAGCCCTTCATCCTCCTTCTCAGTGGTGACCTGCTCCGGGGACGAGGACAAACGGCTGCACTGCTTCGCCACCTGGAAGAACGTCTCCGGACAAGTTCAGGTGGTTCAACAAGGCTGCTGGCTGGATGATCATAACTGTTACAACAG TGAGTGTGTGGAGAAGAAAGAAGCTCCTGAagtcttcttctgctgctgtgatgACAGTTTGTGTAACCAGCAGTTCTCCTACAGGCCCAGGAACAGCCCACCACCACATCTGCTGCTAC CAACCCCTGGCCCTGCCCACCTTCCCACAGAGCCTCTGGTCTTCTCTGTGGTGTCCATCATGGTGGTGAGCTGTGGTGTCCTGCTGTCCTTCTGGGTGTATCAACAACACCGACGGGCCTACCCACCGGTCCGTCTGCCCACACAG GACCCTGGTCCTGTGCCCCCCTCTCCCATCCTGGGACAGAGGCCCCTGCAGTTGCTGGAGGTCAAAGCCAGGGGCCGCTATGGCTGCGTGTGGAAGGCACAGCTGCTCACTGAACATGTCGCTGTGAAGATCTTCCCCATCCAG gaACAGCAGTCATGGCAGAACGAGTACAAGATCTACAGCCTGAGTGGGATGAGACATGAAAACCTGCTGCAGTTCATCGGAGCTGAGAGGAGAGGCAGCAACATGGAGCTGGAGCTGTGGCTCATTACTGCGTACCATGACAGG GGCTCTGTAAGTGATTACCTGAAGGCCAACGTCCTCTCCTGGTCTGAACTGTGTCTCATGGCTCACACTATGTCTTGCGGTCTTGCCTATCTGCATGAGGATATACCTGGACACAAGCCTGCCATTGCACACAG GGATTTCAAGAGTAAGAATGTTCTGCTGAAGTCAGATTTGACGGCTTGCATCGCTGACTTTGGACTTGCTCTTAGGTTTGAGGCTGGAAAATCTCCAGGGGACTCCCACGGACAT GTGGGGACATGGCGGTATATGGCCCCCGAGGTTCTTGAGGGGGCCATTAACTTCCAGAGAGATGCCTTCCTGAGGATCGACATGTATGCTTTGGGCCTGGTTCTGTGGGAGCTTGCCTCAAGATGTAAAGCTGCTGATG GTCCAGTAGATGAGTACATGCTGCCATTTGAGGAGGAGGTGGGTCAGCATCCATTACTGGAGGACATGCAGGAAGTGGTGGTGCATAAAAAGCTTCGTCCAACACTCAAAGAGTGCTGGCAGAAACACTCAGTGAGTCACACATGA